The nucleotide sequence TCGCATGTGCTTTGCCGTTttcctgtgttttgtgttctgcttCGTTCCCTTCCTCTTGCTTAACATGGCGGACAAAGATGGCCGTGCCCCGCTGGTGCTGCACATGCTCTGTGCCAACCTGACCTGGCTCAACAGCTGCGTGAACCCGGTGCTCTACGCCGTCATGAACCGACAGTTCCGGCAGGCCTACCAGGTGCTGCTGAGCAGGGCTGCTGCCCCGCTGGCCTGCCTCTGGCCCTGCCGCCGGGCGCAGACGTCCTGATGCAGGCGTCCCGACGCAGGCGCAGGCGCCCCGACGCAGACGTCCCGATGCAGGCGCCCCGACGCAGGCGCCCCGACGCAGGCGCAGGCGCCCCGACGCAGACGTCCTGATGCAGGCGCCCCAACGCAGGCGCCCCGACGCAGATGTCCTGATGCAGGCGTCCCGACGCAGGCGCAGGCGCCCCGACGCAGACGTCCTGATGCAGGCGCCCCGACGCAGGCGCCCCGACGCAGATGTCCTGATGCAGGCGCAGGCGCCCCGACGCTGTGaacctttattttctttctgtggctCTAGTGCAgtgaataaaagcacattttattaCTTCATGTTTGTCCCAATTGTTTTATGTACCTGtatataatttatatttacGTATTCCTTGCATGTCTGATTGTGGGTCGTCTCGGATCCCATCTGTGCAGCGTTCTCATGTCTGTTTGGGTTTTCTATTTAGATGAATGTGTGAGTTGTatgtctgtgtgccccccccccccccattatacGGTTTTCATTCATACAAAACCCCAAATCTGCTGGAAGCTTCTTCACTCAAGCAGCATCtgcatttactttttaacagTTCAGAATATTGAGCAACAATCACGTTGTCGTGTTTCTGCTGTTACTTCATTTTGGAGAACCAGCGTTTCCACATCGAGCGGGGCTTCCCCGTCAAACATCCTGCTGAGGAAACAAACCAATGAGAGGCTTTCACACCAAGGCAGCAAAGACGAGTTAGACTCACGCTTCACCTTGAACTCGCAGAGACCCGCAGAATAGTCCTCGGACTCCTCACTGACTCGGCACACACTGAACCCACGAAAGGAGAGACTCGAGCCTCTTCCTGCATCAGGAGTTACTGGCCGTTGAAGAGGCAGATCTCAATGTCAGTGAAACGTTTTAGACgttaatggcactcaaagagttaagtgAGCCGATTCATGACACCGGCTAACTTCAAACTCCCCAGCAGTCATCCAGCTGCAGTTCATATGAAAGTAGATTTGTAATACGAGTCACTTTCATTGGTTGCAAACCCTTAATATAAAAGCACATAAGTTAAAGTACAATATTTAAGTGCTTCATCAGACGGGTAGAAACAGATCAAAGAGCTGCAGTTTAAATTGGTCGTCTTTTATTTGCTTTCAGAAACAGAACCCAAACGGACAAATCTTTTCATGCGTGATCGCCGAGGCCTCGAGGCTGGCGGGACGTGATGCAGCGTCTGTTATCTGGCATCTTTAAACAGTCAATCATTTTGGGTGGTGCAGCGGGTAGTGCCGTTGCCTCGCATTGGATTCCCATCGGGGCGGAGTGGGCATGTTCTCTACGTGGGTTCTCCAATTGTCTGTACATGCGTACGAACTCAAAGAAAGGAACGGTTCTGCTGCGAGGCAACGGCGCCACCACGCCGCCCGCCCTCGACGTCACGCGAGTCTTATCAAAGGTCGCGTtcagagacggtggctctgatcCAAAGACAGGACATTCTCACACAGCGGCGGAAGGCAGCCGAGCTCCTGGAAATACAAGTCAGACAGACCCTGCTCACGGCGCAGGCAAGCGGACTCAGCAAATGGGTTGGGGTCGCTGAGGTACATCAGCAAGTCCTGCTCGGGGGCAGCCACAGAGCCAGACAGCATGGGGTCGGGGTGCTGCACCCCCAGCAGGGAGTCCAGAGGAAGAGCGCTTTgttctgagaggagaggagaggagaggacgttCAATTCTACCCGAAAACGTACGTCCTTAAAGGCTGGTTCCGAAGTCCGTTTAGAGTCCGAGGACGTTCCACCGCTCGTCTAACTGAAGTGTGATCAATGCAAGGGGACATAATCGCACCTCAACCATTTACaagaataaaatataacagTCATCGCATCTCTGTAATTCATGATGTCATTCTGATGATTCAGCGTTTCACAGCGCTCACGCGTCACAGGTAGAATCTGTGCGCTATAATGAAGACAGCCACGACTCACCAGCCGCCCCCCCACGCAGGCCGCCCACTGGCTGCTCCGTGTCCGGGGGCAGGAAGGGCCTGACCTCCACCGTGTCCCTGCATGGCCAAGGACAAACACAATGTGGGACCAGTGCTTCTGATAAGTAGATCAATCACTTTAGTTATGACCCTGCAGAAATAGTACAGTTAGAAGAAAAACTAGCAAAGCGGCCAAAATAATAATCACGTTCTTACTTCTCTGAAACAAACACCAGCTTGGTTTTGATGTATTTTATGTAAGGGCTGTCATCTGGAAGAAAACCACAGTTTCTCATGTGCAACATCGAAATGATCCAATGTGAAACAAACATGAAGAGCAGTCGGGCATTTACCTCCAGTCTTCTCCGAGTAGTACTTTCCTAAAGCCTGGTTTTTAGGGATGTTGGGGTACAGGTACACCAGAGGGTTTTCTGGGATGTTGTCGGCTTGTAAGATCTGGAAGTTCCTAATTATTTCAGGTAGGGGGATCTGGGAAAGGTCAGCTTTGGTGAAGGGCTGGACTGTCTGCAGAATGGGTTTACCTAAAAGAGATGTGAAACAGAGAGCAAGAAGCTTGTTTGTCTCATAATGTACGTCCATCGATTGCTTATAATCACTGATCATTGAATAAGGAGTCGGCCACAAGCTGGTTCAGAGACTAAAGGACAGCCAGAACCTccttcctgtgaggcaacagcactaacacAGCGCCACCTCTCACCGCTGTCGCTGAGCTCCACCCAGGAGAAGGTGATTCCTCCAATGACACTCTCACTGAAGCGCAGCAGGAACGTgcccctctgcttcctcttcaggagggctcgctccctctctttgGTTACGAAGCCCATGATGTGGCTGCAGAACAGAGTGGAGGGAGGGAACAGTCGTCCTCCATTGTCCCTGGGTCGGACTCGTAGAAGACAAACGTAAAGAAAACAGACCCATCACTCCAGAGGCCTTCCAGGTACGTTTTCACCATCACCAGGATGCCATCCATCCACACCCAGAAAGTGTCAGGGAGGTTCTCCTAGCACCAGGGGGTGGAAAAGACGCCCATCAAAAACAAGCCATGCTGCGGAGGTCGGGGGctgtggcgccccccccccctgacatctaTAGTCGACTGAGGTGTGCTGGACGCGCTTCAGGATTCTTACCTTGCTGAACTTTGACCAAGTGACTAAGCAGGTATCGTAACTGTGACTCCGGCCTGTGGGACGGAAAAGAAGGTTTAAATGATCACGAGACGAACCGTAAAGGAGGCTGCAGATAGTAGGCACACACAATATGCAGTGTGTGTACAAAGTACACACTAATCCTCGTTTTGAACCACACGGAGAGaatggaaatacattttaatactAGTTCCGCTTCAAATATAAACTCAATCAGTCTAAAAATGCTttagcagatttattttctgtgtaaaTTGTGACTAAATGAGGCCACTGCTTTCCTGATGTTTGACTCACATAAGATATAATCGATGGAGTTATCAGGAAGGCAGGATTTACCAAAGAGTCTGTGCGCAATCATCTCCAGCTGCTCGGCATCCAGGCGGCGTCTGGAGGCGGAGAGGAACTGCCAGCTCAGCATCTCCCCAAACTGGGGCCACGTGGCTGCAGGACAGCCAGCGAAGAACATGACGTCCTGCAGAAGCAGGCGCACGTCAACACGTTAAGCACACGGAGCCGCTGCACGGCCGGGGTCGTACCGCGGGTCGTACCGCGGGTCGTACCGCGGGTCGTACCTGGGCGTCCTGACTGACCATATTGAACCAGAGCACCGAGGCCCAGGCACTCTGCTGTTGGCAAGTGTTGGAAATGATGACGACCGGGAGGGAGGAGctctaaaataaaaccattgTAGAGCTTTGGGTCAGAGGGCATTTAGGCTAATGCCACACGGcaagcagcagagagcagctctcacctgcagctcaacgGACAAGCCTCTCAGCTCAAACACCGTGTCGAAGAGGATGATGTGCAGCTCCTCAGTGACACTAAAGGAAACCTGTCAAAAGGCACAGACGGATCACCGACTCACGCTTCAGTCCAAAGAGTTAAATACGGACCGAAAGTTTCAAACGTAAATGATAAAGGATATtcagagaaaacaacaaacacggGATGATTTAACGCTATGAAACCATCTCACGTAATCAATATCTTTACTATAAacgcatacacacacccacccaaGTACCCCGATATACGTCTGCAGACTGCTCTCATTTTGTGAACGTCACGTTTGTGCCTTTGAAGAACCATCCCCTCGAATCTTCTCAGTAATATTAGGGCGCCGTTTAAGTTCCTCTCGTAGACGTTCCACGTCTTCAGCGTTGCCAAACTCAACTCACATCATTGACTCCTTTCCCGCTGCCGCCAGACTTCTGTTCCTTCAGTGTCTACAGACAAATAATAGGAACAAAAATAGTCACAAATGGTTTTACAATCTGAGTGAGAACCACTGCTTTAATCCAACTGGAGTCAGGCTTTTCATCTTGTTCTTGATTCTTACCAGGTGTCTAAAATCCGCCACCATGCCTCCCCTCTGACCGTCAGCCATGCTCAAGGCCTTTGTTGTGGTCCCCACAACGTTAAAACGGCGACATCTACAAATACAGTCAGCAAATGTTTAACTTCAACACAGCATGTTTGATTTATGCTGAAGCTGAAGTT is from Brachionichthys hirsutus isolate HB-005 chromosome 8, CSIRO-AGI_Bhir_v1, whole genome shotgun sequence and encodes:
- the stat2 gene encoding signal transducer and activator of transcription 2 isoform X2 — its product is MEVSSQQEVQRRMSGLRNDVQGMEHAMVCLEDQQDELDFKYQTYKMEAVADEALKKDRTSLFQVLVNRLNECRKSTLSDLQKILDQTKDLVDVLVGKELVEWRRRQQKACIGAPDDVSLDQLEKWFTCVAAYLFQVRDFLKKLEELVGKLSYANDPVNAQKPALQRRADALLRDLLKSAFVVETQPSMPQGKGPQVLKTSVQFSVKTRLLVKFPELNHSMKVTVSMDRKAPKMKRCRRFNVVGTTTKALSMADGQRGGMVADFRHLTLKEQKSGGSGKGVNDVSFSVTEELHIILFDTVFELRGLSVELQSSSLPVVIISNTCQQQSAWASVLWFNMVSQDAQDVMFFAGCPAATWPQFGEMLSWQFLSASRRRLDAEQLEMIAHRLFGRSHSYDTCLVTWSKFSKENLPDTFWVWMDGILVMVKTYLEGLWSDGHIMGFVTKERERALLKRKQRGTFLLRFSESVIGGITFSWVELSDSGKPILQTVQPFTKADLSQIPLPEIIRNFQILQADNIPENPLVYLYPNIPKNQALGKYYSEKTGDDSPYIKYIKTKLVFVSEKVITKVIDLLIRSTGPTLCLSLAMQGHGGGQALPAPGHGAASGRPAWGGG
- the stat2 gene encoding signal transducer and activator of transcription 2 isoform X1, which produces MEVSSQQEVQRRMSGLRNDVQGMEHAMVCLEDQQDELDFKYQTYKMEAVADEALKKDRTSLFQVLVNRLNECRKSTLSDLQKILDQTKDLVDVLVGKELVEWRRRQQKACIGAPDDVSLDQLEKWFTCVAAYLFQVRDFLKKLEELVGKLSYANDPVNAQKPALQRRADALLRDLLKSAFVVETQPSMPQGKGPQVLKTSVQFSVKTRLLVKFPELNHSMKVTVSMDRKAPKMKRCRRFNVVGTTTKALSMADGQRGGMVADFRHLTLKEQKSGGSGKGVNDVSFSVTEELHIILFDTVFELRGLSVELQSSSLPVVIISNTCQQQSAWASVLWFNMVSQDAQDVMFFAGCPAATWPQFGEMLSWQFLSASRRRLDAEQLEMIAHRLFGRSHSYDTCLVTWSKFSKENLPDTFWVWMDGILVMVKTYLEGLWSDGHIMGFVTKERERALLKRKQRGTFLLRFSESVIGGITFSWVELSDSGKPILQTVQPFTKADLSQIPLPEIIRNFQILQADNIPENPLVYLYPNIPKNQALGKYYSEKTGDDSPYIKYIKTKLVFVSEKDTVEVRPFLPPDTEQPVGGLRGGAAEQSALPLDSLLGVQHPDPMLSGSVAAPEQDLLMYLSDPNPFAESACLRREQGLSDLYFQELGCLPPLCENVLSLDQSHRL